The DNA window TGATCGGATCGACGCCCTTGGTCGGCTCATCCAGGAAGAGGACCTGCGGCTCGTTCAACAGCCCGCGCGCGATGGCCAGACGCTGCCGCATACCGGTGGAGTAGGAATCGAACCGTTGTTCAACGGCGTCTTTCAACCCCAACGCGTCCACCAGCTCATCGATTCTCCGGTCCACCTCTTTCCCGAAGATGCCGTGGAGCGCCCCGAAGAAACGCAAGTTCTCTCGCCCGCTCAATCGCCAATAGAAACTCCGCTCGTCGCTGGCCACGAGGCCGATCAGGGTCCGCACCTTGGCGCCCTCGGCTACCACATCATGCCCACAGATGGCGGCCCGCCCCGACGAAGGCCGAAGCATCGTGCTGAGCATCTTCACCAGCGTGGTTTTTCCTGCCCCGTTCGGGCCAAGCAAACCGAAAATCTCTCCCGCTTCGATCGAGAGCGAGACGCCCGCCACCGCCGTCTTCTGACGTTGAGAGCCCCCCGACAGCCACTGTCGTAACCCCAGGCGTGACGTGAAGTGCTTGGTCAGCTCAACGGCTTCGATCGTCATGCTCATGACGCGCCCCTTTGTCTCGTTGCCACGGCACCGGTCAGCAAGTGCCGAACGCCCCGACTACGCTCCACAATTTGCACCCGCCAGCTCGGTCTGTGCAGGTGGAGGGCATACTGTGTCCTGGCACCGGTCGCCCAATGTGCCTTGTAGGCTTCCTCCCCGCGCAAAAAGTTGTATTCGCTGATCCCTTGGAAGATCGCGTGCTCCAGAACCCGTGCCTGCATGATCAGCGTCGTGCCCTCGCGCGACCACTCGACGTCGTAGCAGGAGTTGTACGCATACAGCGTGGTCCCGCCTCGCAGACACAGTTCCGCCGCCACGGTGAGTCCGTTGAGCTTCAGCACGAACAGGATCAGCCAGCCGTTCTTCGCAAACAGCCGCGCCATCTCGCTGCGAAACGCCCGATACTCCTTCGACGTCAGCAGCGGATAGTCGGCAAAGCGTTTGGCGTAGAGATCCAGGAATGTCGGGAACTCGCGCTCGATATCGTCGGGATCGGTCAGAGGCAGGAATTCCAGACTGTGCTTCTTCGAGAGGCGGTTGCCGTAGTATTTCACGTTCCGTTGGGTGCTCGTCCCCCGAGTCGCCAAGAACTCCGACCAACCCTTCGGCAAGGCTACGAACGGCAACTTGCCGGTGGGGCCTTCACTCAAACCACGCAGGGTGCGCAGGGATGCCCGATAGGTGCGCAGAGGCGACTCGTCCGGCAATTCCGGCAGATCGAGATAGTCGATTCCCTGTTCAGCGATCGCGGCGGTGATCAAGTCGACGACTTCCGCCTCGTAGCCTGGTCGCGCCAGAATGTCCTGCATATCGGTCAGCGGCGCGCCCAGCAGCGTCGCGCGCGACACGAAGGCCAGGCCTACGGCCCCCATGACTCGGATTTGCAGTGGGCAGGCTCCGACGAGCCGCCCGCCCTCCGCGCGCACCAGCAGCACGCACAAACGCGTGGAACCGCCATAGTGCGTCCAATAGGTGCTCAACCACTCGTGAGTACTGAACGGCGACTTCCCCGCGTCGCGAACGAGGGCGTTCCATTCGTCCCGCAGCCCAGCGAAGGCCGAAGCCTCGTGCAAGACGGTTACGCCGAAGGTTGCCATTGCTCGATTTCCTTCGCCATCCACTGCATATGCTCCACGGTCAAGTCTTGATGGATGGGCAACGCGACCGCCCGCTGTTTCAACCACCCCGCCGAAGGGAATCGCTCGGCGGGCCACTGTGCGTGCGTCTCGCGCCACAAGGGAGCGGCTTCAATCCCGCGACGGCGCAAATAGTCGATCAAACCGTCGGCATCGTCCACGACGACTGGACAGAGCCACGGGCAGGCTCCGTCCGGCAAGGCGGTGAACAGTGGCCGGACCAGCCCGGTGGAACCGATTCGCCCGATCAACTCCGCGAAGTTGGCCCGGCGACGCCGAACGACCGCGGCGTGATCCGTTCGTTCGACGATCCAGCGTGAAAGTGTCGACATGCCCCAGTCGGCGCCCGCAACTCCAAAATCGAGCGAAGGATCATTGGCCCTCGGATGCCTTCGCCGACCGGTCAGCCTGTTCCAGAAGGCGAATGGAATGCCTGCCGTTCCCGCCGCCCGCGCCATCACTCGACGCCGCATCGGGATGCCGACGCGATGCGCGCTCCGTTGGGCCTCGAACCGCAACATGCTGAATGTTTCTTCAGCCGGGGGTGGAACGGCGCTGTCGGACACGGAGGCCGATCGCAGGGCTCCGCCCTCCGGAACCGGAAGAAACTTCCTCAGGCTATAGACCGCCATCGCTCCCGACTGGCCGCAGGCTTGATTGCGGAGATCCCGGCTGTACAGCGCGTGCGCGCAGTCTTCAATCAAGGCCAGCCCATGTTCCCGGCACAACGCGTGCGCGGGCTCCAGTTCGACGGGAAATCCAAAATAATGGATCACGAACAGCGCGCGCGTCCGGGCATCCACCAGCCGATGCAGGGCCGTCCAATCGATCGACAGGCTGGGATCGACATCGTAAAACGCGATGTTCAATTCGGCTTTCACACAGACATCCAGTTCGGCTCCGCAGTGGTAGGCAGGAAACAGCACCCGGTCGCCTGGTTTCAGCCCCAACTGCCGAAGGCCTTGCCACAGGGCATTGCTGGCGCTGAACTGCAGGCTGATCGCGCGGTCCAATAACACTGGGGGCATCCCCATGGCCACGGACGACCACGTTTCGCCGAACAGCACTGGAGCGGCCTGCACCTTCAACGTCACGATTCCGCTCCCGTCCCGCGCCGGCCCCTCCACAGACGCACCAGCCGTTTCAGGCCCAATAAGGTTCGCGAATAGGCCGAAGAATTGAACACTTCCACATGGTGGTGCCGACGTGTATGGGTCTGCCAGCGACTGGTGAAGTGGGTTTGCTGATCGAGATCGATCTCCTTGGCGAGACCTTCGCGGAATGACTGCTCGATCGCGTGACGAATCACCCCGCTTCCTGGAGACGCCTTGTCTACTCCGGCCACATAGGTGGTCTTTTCCGCATAGAGCGTTCCCTCGTAAAGCAGACCGAAAATCGTCGCCATCGGCCGATCGTCGATCTTAAGCACCCACGCACGCCAAGCCTGACGCTCCGCATGTCGTCGAATGATCTCCCGGTAGAAGGCCTTGAATTCATCCCGCTCCGACAGCGACTCTCCATGCCGCACTTTCCAACTCTGCGCCTCGATGCCAAGGAAGTGATCCAGATAGGCCTCCACCTGTTCCGGTGCGTCATAACGGTCGAAGGCCAACCTGCCCAGACTCTCCAGGATTTGCAGTTCCTTTTTGGCGCGTTTGCGATGGTGCCCCGTTTTGGCGGCGAAGTACGCATCCCATCCGCCTCCGAGGTCAACAATGGCATTCTCCCAGGTCGCGATCGGCAAGACCGACCAGCCTCTCCTATGGTTGGCGAACGACAGTCGCATGAGTGTCTCCGAAACGCCCGATGAATCCGACATGCCGTAGAGCGAGAGGATATCCCACTCCGCTCTGGCATCGGCCAGGTGGTCTAGGATGGCGGAGACGCACTCATCCGCTTGCTCCGGGGCTATGACGAAGTTTCCCCGGACATTGCAACGGTTCAGCAAGAATCCCAATTGCCGCACCGGCAAGCCCTTCACTGTCTTGGTAGTCCGCATGAGCGGGGCGACGCCGACGAGTCGGTGCCCGTCCCGAACCAGCAGCACACATAACTCGCCGTCCTTGACGAAGTGCTCGCACCAGAGGCTGACCCATTCATGGGTTACGTAGAGATCGGGGTTGAGTGAGTGCGCGACGAGACGATCCCACTCCTCCTTGAGAGGAATGAGATCGCGCACCGCCGTCACTCGTTCAATCTGCAGCATGTCAGACCTTGAGCCGCTCGATTAGGAACCCGGCACGTGCGGGGACACCGATGCGCCGACTTCAACGACCGCCGCCGGTTTCAGGCGCTCGTCCCGCTTGGGGCGCTTCCGACTCTCGAAGGAGGGATCCGGTTCGATATACAGCAGTCTCGGACGGCGCCGAATCATCGCGGTTCGCCGCGATGTGATTCGCTGAATCTCACGAAATCCAAAATGGGCAGACATGTTCAGCGAGGAGACATTCGTGGTTTGCGTAATCGTGATGCATTTTCTGTAGCCTTGCTCCTTGAAGGAGAGAAACGCGTACTCGAGCAACGCTCCCGTCACCATAGACTTGCGATACTCCGGGTCGACTACCAATCCGTTCCCGTAGACGGTCGTGGGCCCCAGATCAAATTCGAGGCCGATCTGCCGGAGGTGATACCGCTCCACCCCCATTCCCAGGTGCCCGACAAGGCGGCCCCCGTCGAAGGCTCCGAAACCGATCTCGTGGGCTCCCCGGAACAGAAAGTAGTAGAGCTTTTGTTCGAGGCTCATCCGCGGCGCCAATATCGGATAGTCGGCCTCCGTCAGTCGACGAATCGTGTAGCGGGAACGAGCCGTGTAGCGCGGTAGGATGGTGGTCAAATCCAACTCCAAACACAGAAACTCTTCATTCAACCGCACAAACCGTCGCATCCGCCAGGCGACTCGATCGACAAGCCCCTGCCAGCCTTCGTTAGCCAGCACCTCGCCCAATTTCTTCACCCGTCTCAACATCGGCAATGATCTCTTTTCCCGTCGGCGGAAACCCGATCGTAGGTCACCGGAGTCTCGGCCAATTCGAGGAGGACTCGTTCTCGGGTGTAACAGAATGCGATCCGTGCCCCGTGAAAGCCGCAGGCTTCGACAGGGGGGCACACCACGCGCGCGCCCTCCGATTTAAGCCGCACCATCTCAGCATCCAGGTCATCGGTCTTGAAGCACAGGTGGTGGACGCCCCCGCCGGTTTTTTGGAGAAAGCGTGTGATCGGCGAGGCGGCACCCACCGGTTCAATGAGTTCGATGCGACGACCCAAGGACGGCTGAAACAAAAACAGGGCCGACACTTTCTGCAGGGGATCGGTCAGCACGGGTGAGTCCACTTCCGCCCCGATCGAACGGGCGATCGCTTCATAGACCGCGTGGATCGACGGCACCGCGATGCCGACGTGATGAAGGGCACCGCCCGACACACCCGACACACCCCGCGCTCCGACATCGAGCACTCTGTCCAGTTCCCGTGCCCATTCGCTGTTCATCTCGTCGGGCGCGTCGATCCCATTGATGCCGCTCATACGCATTGTTCCGCCGTAACGGTTTGTGGCGAGCCGAGGGTGTGAGACTCACGACCCCGATCCCAGGCCGTCAATGCTTCCCTCGTCACCGACCAAGCCGGCGAATCGAGGTGTTGATGCACGGGAAGCGCCACGACATGCGCACGGAGAGAGGCTTCCTCAGAAAACTTCTCCGCGGGAAACAGAGGATGAAGCTCCCGCCACATCATGAAAGTCTCCAGCCCCCTTGCGCGGAGGAAGCGCCGAAAGGCTACCGGATCCTCCACGGTCACGGGGTAGTACAGGGGGCACGCACCCGCTGGAAGGTCACTCAAGAGCGGAGCCACGCAAGAAAGCGTGCGAACGAATGAATCCATCGTGAGATAGTTGCGCCGGCGCGCCATTCGAATCGCCTCATGATCCGCGGTCAAGAATAAATGCCTGGAGACCGCCGTCATGCCCCATTCGCCGCGCTCAACCGCGAATAGGGGCACCCACAAGGGTTGCTTCCGCCAGGAATCATGCGAGGTCTTCGCACTCACGCCGCGTGCCGCCCGCGCCAAGGGCTCCAGACATTTGCGCACCCCCTCGAACCACCCGGTCCCTCGAAACTCCATTTCCAGCAATTGCTTGGTTGCCCGCAGGACCTCATACCCGCTTGGAGGCTGCCCAGGCTCGGGCATTTGCAGATCCGGATTGTTCACCACCAGAGCGCCGCCGAACGGCATAGCTACGCTCTTCCAGAGGCTGAATACGGC is part of the Nitrospiraceae bacterium genome and encodes:
- a CDS encoding ABC transporter ATP-binding protein produces the protein MSMTIEAVELTKHFTSRLGLRQWLSGGSQRQKTAVAGVSLSIEAGEIFGLLGPNGAGKTTLVKMLSTMLRPSSGRAAICGHDVVAEGAKVRTLIGLVASDERSFYWRLSGRENLRFFGALHGIFGKEVDRRIDELVDALGLKDAVEQRFDSYSTGMRQRLAIARGLLNEPQVLFLDEPTKGVDPINAQILLGLIRERVAGTFKKTVLMTTHILTEAEEICNRVAVMNRGRLLACGTIGEIRESVHSLQRYLLKIGGLSEQDVRDLAAIDGIVDCAEAVRMNGIRTLEVTFPRDRAVFPEVIEFIVGRRGRVLACTAEESKFEEVFCDLIREGGREEHE
- a CDS encoding GNAT family N-acetyltransferase, coding for MATFGVTVLHEASAFAGLRDEWNALVRDAGKSPFSTHEWLSTYWTHYGGSTRLCVLLVRAEGGRLVGACPLQIRVMGAVGLAFVSRATLLGAPLTDMQDILARPGYEAEVVDLITAAIAEQGIDYLDLPELPDESPLRTYRASLRTLRGLSEGPTGKLPFVALPKGWSEFLATRGTSTQRNVKYYGNRLSKKHSLEFLPLTDPDDIEREFPTFLDLYAKRFADYPLLTSKEYRAFRSEMARLFAKNGWLILFVLKLNGLTVAAELCLRGGTTLYAYNSCYDVEWSREGTTLIMQARVLEHAIFQGISEYNFLRGEEAYKAHWATGARTQYALHLHRPSWRVQIVERSRGVRHLLTGAVATRQRGAS
- a CDS encoding DegT/DnrJ/EryC1/StrS family aminotransferase; this encodes MTLKVQAAPVLFGETWSSVAMGMPPVLLDRAISLQFSASNALWQGLRQLGLKPGDRVLFPAYHCGAELDVCVKAELNIAFYDVDPSLSIDWTALHRLVDARTRALFVIHYFGFPVELEPAHALCREHGLALIEDCAHALYSRDLRNQACGQSGAMAVYSLRKFLPVPEGGALRSASVSDSAVPPPAEETFSMLRFEAQRSAHRVGIPMRRRVMARAAGTAGIPFAFWNRLTGRRRHPRANDPSLDFGVAGADWGMSTLSRWIVERTDHAAVVRRRRANFAELIGRIGSTGLVRPLFTALPDGACPWLCPVVVDDADGLIDYLRRRGIEAAPLWRETHAQWPAERFPSAGWLKQRAVALPIHQDLTVEHMQWMAKEIEQWQPSA
- a CDS encoding GNAT family N-acetyltransferase, whose protein sequence is MLQIERVTAVRDLIPLKEEWDRLVAHSLNPDLYVTHEWVSLWCEHFVKDGELCVLLVRDGHRLVGVAPLMRTTKTVKGLPVRQLGFLLNRCNVRGNFVIAPEQADECVSAILDHLADARAEWDILSLYGMSDSSGVSETLMRLSFANHRRGWSVLPIATWENAIVDLGGGWDAYFAAKTGHHRKRAKKELQILESLGRLAFDRYDAPEQVEAYLDHFLGIEAQSWKVRHGESLSERDEFKAFYREIIRRHAERQAWRAWVLKIDDRPMATIFGLLYEGTLYAEKTTYVAGVDKASPGSGVIRHAIEQSFREGLAKEIDLDQQTHFTSRWQTHTRRHHHVEVFNSSAYSRTLLGLKRLVRLWRGRRGTGAES
- a CDS encoding GNAT family N-acetyltransferase, with protein sequence MLRRVKKLGEVLANEGWQGLVDRVAWRMRRFVRLNEEFLCLELDLTTILPRYTARSRYTIRRLTEADYPILAPRMSLEQKLYYFLFRGAHEIGFGAFDGGRLVGHLGMGVERYHLRQIGLEFDLGPTTVYGNGLVVDPEYRKSMVTGALLEYAFLSFKEQGYRKCITITQTTNVSSLNMSAHFGFREIQRITSRRTAMIRRRPRLLYIEPDPSFESRKRPKRDERLKPAAVVEVGASVSPHVPGS
- a CDS encoding VOC family protein; translation: MSGINGIDAPDEMNSEWARELDRVLDVGARGVSGVSGGALHHVGIAVPSIHAVYEAIARSIGAEVDSPVLTDPLQKVSALFLFQPSLGRRIELIEPVGAASPITRFLQKTGGGVHHLCFKTDDLDAEMVRLKSEGARVVCPPVEACGFHGARIAFCYTRERVLLELAETPVTYDRVSADGKRDHCRC
- a CDS encoding DegT/DnrJ/EryC1/StrS family aminotransferase; the protein is MTDSNPPIHAHPLPRLTKQAVQSALRPRLWPEPFTPERTRFYFRGSNALWHALKALRLEAGSQVLFPAYHCGIELDVLSAAGMGISFYGVGRGLTLDARTIEQQVGPETRALYVIHYYGIPQDLTEILALCRRHRLALIEDCAMALYSRREGRPVGGDGDVAVFSLWKSVAMPFGGALVVNNPDLQMPEPGQPPSGYEVLRATKQLLEMEFRGTGWFEGVRKCLEPLARAARGVSAKTSHDSWRKQPLWVPLFAVERGEWGMTAVSRHLFLTADHEAIRMARRRNYLTMDSFVRTLSCVAPLLSDLPAGACPLYYPVTVEDPVAFRRFLRARGLETFMMWRELHPLFPAEKFSEEASLRAHVVALPVHQHLDSPAWSVTREALTAWDRGRESHTLGSPQTVTAEQCV